One genomic window of Undibacterium cyanobacteriorum includes the following:
- the metF gene encoding methylenetetrahydrofolate reductase [NAD(P)H]: MKTHNFSIEFFPPKTEDGAQKLRATRAKLAELNPKYFSVTFGAGGTTQQGTLDTVVEIRNEGFDAAPHLSCVGGSKESIRQILKTYQSHDIRRLVALRGDLPSGYGMGGEFRYANELVEFIRAETGDWFHIEVAAYPEMHPQARSPQDDLNNFVRKVKAGANAAITQYFYNADAYFQFVENAHKAGVDVPIVAGIMPITNSSQLMRFSEMCGAEIPRWVRLKLASFGDDSASIKAFGLDVVTHMCERLLEGGAPGLHFYSLNQAAATTEIWKRLLA, from the coding sequence ATGAAAACTCATAATTTTAGTATTGAGTTCTTCCCGCCGAAGACGGAAGACGGCGCGCAAAAATTGCGCGCAACGCGTGCCAAGTTGGCCGAACTCAATCCCAAGTATTTTTCGGTGACCTTCGGCGCTGGTGGCACCACGCAGCAAGGAACCTTGGACACCGTGGTCGAAATTCGTAACGAAGGTTTCGATGCTGCGCCCCATTTGTCTTGTGTTGGTGGTAGCAAAGAATCGATACGCCAAATTCTGAAAACCTATCAATCGCACGACATCCGCCGCTTGGTGGCCTTACGTGGTGATTTGCCGAGTGGTTACGGCATGGGTGGTGAATTTCGCTATGCGAATGAATTAGTTGAATTTATTCGTGCAGAAACGGGTGATTGGTTTCATATCGAAGTGGCTGCCTATCCAGAAATGCATCCACAAGCGCGTTCACCACAAGACGACTTGAATAACTTCGTGCGCAAAGTAAAAGCAGGTGCGAATGCGGCGATCACGCAGTATTTTTATAATGCCGATGCGTACTTCCAGTTCGTCGAGAATGCCCATAAGGCTGGCGTTGACGTTCCTATCGTCGCTGGCATCATGCCGATTACGAATAGCAGCCAACTGATGCGCTTCTCAGAAATGTGCGGTGCTGAAATCCCACGTTGGGTGCGTTTGAAATTGGCGAGCTTCGGCGATGACAGCGCTTCAATCAAAGCTTTTGGTTTGGACGTGGTAACACACATGTGCGAGCGCTTGTTAGAGGGCGGCGCTCCAGGTTTGCATTTCTATTCTTTGAATCAAGCAGCGGCGACCACTGAAATCTGGAAACGCTTGCTGGCGTAA
- a CDS encoding phage holin family protein, protein MRWLATWLINAIALLALPYLLSSITIDSFLTALVVAVVLGFVNAVLRPILIILTLPATVLSLGLFIFVINGLMFWAVASLVDGFHVGGFWSATFGAILYSVISWALSTLLLKNDENS, encoded by the coding sequence ATGCGTTGGCTTGCCACTTGGCTGATTAATGCAATCGCTTTACTCGCTTTGCCCTATTTGCTGAGCTCGATCACCATCGATAGTTTTCTGACAGCCTTGGTGGTGGCCGTCGTACTCGGTTTTGTGAATGCAGTACTGCGTCCGATCCTCATCATTCTGACTCTTCCTGCCACAGTGCTCAGCTTAGGTTTGTTTATCTTTGTGATTAATGGACTGATGTTTTGGGCAGTAGCAAGCTTGGTAGACGGATTCCATGTCGGTGGATTTTGGTCGGCCACGTTCGGCGCCATACTGTACAGCGTGATCTCATGGGCGCTCTCGACACTACTTCTTAAGAACGATGAAAACTCATAA